Proteins from one Mucilaginibacter jinjuensis genomic window:
- the glsA gene encoding glutaminase A gives MKTLSVLKSLMLSGLILSTAVVKVKAQTPSYQSVIDAAYEKFKDLKEGKNADYIKELATVDPNIFGIVLVTADGKVYTKGDITSKVSIQSVSKVFTRAKVIEDQGAKAVQDKIGVDATGMRFNSVIAVEVQKGKEINPLVNPGAIASTSLIAGTDSATKWKNIVQIQSDFAGRQLSINQPVYVSEAGDNMHNQALAVLLLSYGRMYFDPREATDIYTKQCALNVDAKDLATMAATLANGGVNPVTKKTVVSPETVAHTLPVMCTAGLYDDSGIWLYNAGIPAKSGVGGGLLAVCPGKFGIAVVSPPLDAAGNSVKAQRVIEYVVEQLKVNPYLVVPKK, from the coding sequence ATGAAAACATTATCAGTTTTAAAAAGCCTGATGCTATCAGGACTTATCTTATCAACAGCTGTAGTTAAGGTAAAAGCTCAAACGCCATCTTACCAATCTGTGATAGATGCGGCGTATGAAAAATTTAAAGATCTGAAAGAAGGCAAAAACGCCGATTATATAAAAGAACTCGCCACTGTTGACCCCAACATTTTTGGCATTGTGCTGGTAACAGCAGATGGCAAGGTTTATACCAAGGGCGATATCACATCAAAGGTATCTATCCAAAGCGTGTCGAAAGTATTTACTAGGGCCAAGGTAATTGAAGACCAGGGCGCAAAAGCAGTACAGGATAAAATCGGCGTAGATGCCACCGGCATGCGTTTCAACTCGGTTATTGCGGTTGAAGTGCAAAAGGGAAAAGAAATAAACCCATTGGTAAACCCGGGTGCAATCGCCTCTACCAGCCTGATTGCCGGTACTGATTCTGCTACCAAATGGAAAAATATTGTACAAATACAAAGTGATTTTGCAGGCAGGCAGCTCAGTATAAACCAACCTGTATATGTAAGTGAAGCCGGAGATAATATGCACAACCAGGCACTGGCTGTTTTACTGTTATCGTATGGAAGAATGTATTTCGACCCAAGGGAAGCCACTGACATCTATACAAAACAATGTGCGCTTAATGTTGATGCCAAAGACCTGGCAACAATGGCAGCTACACTGGCAAACGGTGGTGTAAACCCGGTTACCAAAAAAACTGTAGTAAGCCCCGAAACAGTTGCGCACACCCTACCGGTTATGTGTACCGCCGGTTTGTATGACGATTCGGGCATCTGGCTATATAACGCAGGTATCCCGGCAAAAAGCGGTGTTGGCGGCGGCTTGCTGGCAGTTTGCCCGGGCAAATTTGGTATAGCTGTGGTATCTCCTCCATTAGATGCAGCGGGTAATAGTGTTAAAGCACAAAGGGTTATCGAATATGTAGTTGAACAGCTAAAGGTAAACCCTTACCTGGTGGTACCTAAAAAGTAA